The genomic region CGGGCGGAGGCTCCACGATGACCGCCGCGCTGGATGCACGGGTCGTCCTCGAGCGGGGCGGGTTCGCCCTCGACGCCGACATCGCGGTACCCGCGGGCGAGACGCTCGCGGTGATGGGCCCGAGCGGCGCCGGCAAGTCGACGCTGCTGGCGGTGCTCGCCGGGCTCGTCCCCTCGCGAGAGGGGCACGTGCGCGTGGGGGAGCGGACGCTGGACTCCTCCGCCCGGCCGCGCGTGCGCACGCCGCCGTCGCGGCGCGGCATCGTGCTGCTCGGCCAGGACGCGCGGCTCTTCCCGCATCTGAGCGTGCGCGAGAACATCGTCTTCGGACCGCGCGCCCACGGCATCCCGCGCGATCAGGCCGAGCGCGACGCCGACGATTGGCTGTTCCGCGTCGGGCTGGCGGGGGTCGGCTCCCGCAGGCCGGCGCAGCTCTCGGGCGGCCAGCAGCAGCGCGTCGCGCTCGCCCGCGCGCTGGCGACCGAGCCTGCCGTCCTGCTGCTGGACGAACCGCTCACGTCGCTCGACATCGACACCGCGGCCGACATCCGCGCGCTGCTGGCCTCGCAGCTGGCGGCGACCCGCACGACGGCGGTGGTGGCAACGCACGACGCCGTCGACGCCGTCGCCCTCGCCTCCCGCCTCGCGGTGCTCGAGAACGGCACGGTCACGCAGGCGGGCCCCGTGCGCACCGTCCTCGCCGAACCCGCGACGCCGTTCGCGGCCGCGGTCGCCGGGGTCAATCGCGTCGAGGGGGTCGTGCGCGGCGGCGGCCTCGAGACGCGGCGCGTGTCCATCCCGGTCACCGCCGAGGCGGCATCCGCTCTGGACGGCCGCGCGGCGGCTGCCGTGTTCGGCCCGTCGTCCGTCGTGCTCGAGCGCGTCGAGGCCGATTCGTGGACCGCCGCGCTGCGGCTCGCGCCCGCGCCCGGCGAGTGGCTCGCGCGGGTGTCGCGACTGGAGCCGACGCCGGCGGGCGTGCGCATCCGCACCGGCGAGCCGGACGTCGCCGCCGACCTGCCTGCCGACCGCGCCGCCGCCCTCGGGCTCGTCCCCGGGTCTCCCGTGCGGCTGCGGGTCGACCCGGCCGCCGTCCGGCTGGTCCCGCGGCCGTAGACTCGGCCGGTGCCGCACATCCGACCGTTCCGTCCGGGCGACGAGTCCGCCCTCGTCGAGATCTGCCTGAAGACGGCGGATGCCGGGGGCGACGCGACCGGCGTGTTCGAGGACGACGACGTGTGGGCCGCGGTGTTCGTGCTGCCCTACGTCGCGCGGCATCCGGAGTTCGCGTTCGTCGTCGAGACCGATGACGGCCGTGTCGTCGGCTACGCCGTCGGCGCCCCGGACACGCATGCGTTCGAGGACTGGTTCGCCGCCGAGTGGTGGCCCAGGTTCGCCGGGCGCTGGCCGCGGCCGGAGTCCGAGCGCACGCGGCAGGACGGCACGCTCATCTACGCCTCCTCGCGTCGCGCGGGAGCCGAGCCGTACGGCGACACGTACCCCGCGCACCTGCACATCGACCTGCTCCCCGAGCTTCAGGGTCAGGGGTGGGGCAGGCGGCTCATCGACACGCTCGCCGACGCCCTCCGCGCGGCCGGCGTGACGGGACTGCACCTGGTCGCCGACGCCGGCAACACCGGAGCCCTGGCCTTCTACGAGCGCATCGGCTTCACACCGCTGCCCTCCCACGAGGGCGTGCAGGCTTTCGGGCGGATGCTGTGAGCCGCGCCCCCGGCCCGGTCGGCGTCTAGCCCGCGGCGCGCCGCGCCCGTTCGGCGGCGCTGCGACCAGACGCCGCAGGCTCCTCCGCGCGCATCAGCTCCGCGATCCGCTCGCCGACGAGAACGGCCGACGCGAACGGCCCGCGCGAGGGCACGCGCGGCAGGATCGAGGTGTCGGCGACGCGCAGCCCCGCCACACCGTGGACGCGCCCGTGCGCGTCGACGACCGATCCCATCGGCGCCGTGCCGCACATGTGGATCGCCGTGCCGAGGTGCTCGCGCATCCACCGGTCCAGTCGCGCGTCGTCGCCGAGGACATCGTCGTCCAGTTCGGTCAGCTCGGCGAAGAGCCCCGAGAACGCACGTGTCCGCAGCAGTGCGACGGCGGTGCGGATGCCGACGCGCATGCGCTCCCGGTCGCCGGCGTCGTCGAGGTAGTGGTAGTCGATGCGCGGCGGATGCAGGGGGTCGGCCGACGTGAGGGTGATGGTCCCGCGGCCGGCCGGAACCTGCAGCCCGACGATGAGCTGCAGATCGTGGAAGTGGCGGATCTGCTCGGCCATGCGGCGGGCAGACGACCCGAGCAGCGAGCGGAGCGTGCGGATCGGATGCCGCAGGGCATGCCCGAAGCCGGCCGCCATCGGGTGGGTCGATCCGGTGAGCAGATACCCCAGCGGCTTGACCGACAGCAGCACCTCGAGGTCGCCGTCGGGGGTGCCGCCGACGCCGGAGTCGAGGTTCAGGGCGGTGGGGAACGCGAAGTCCTCGCGCGGATCGAACACCGGCCGACGCGATCGCCAGCCCACGGCGATGTCGGGGTGGTCGCTGAACGCCGCGCCCACGGGGAGGTCGGCGACGACGTCGATGCCGAGCGGCTCGAGCTGCTCGCGCGGGCCGATCCCGCTCGTCAGCAGCAGGTGAGCCGAGCCGATCGCCCCGGCCGACAGCACCACCTCGTCGGCGTCGATCACGCCGTCGGTCGTCTGCACGCCGACGGCGCGTCCGTCCTCGATGAGCACACGGGTCACCCGGACGTCGCCGCGCACCTCGAGCCGGCCGCGAGCGACGTCGTCGAGGTAGGCGAGCGCCGTGCTGATGCGGCATCCGTCCACGACGTTCGACGGCACCGGCCCCACGCCCGGCGCCGCGGTGCCGTTCTTGTCCGGCTCGGCGGGGTAGCCGAGCTCGGCCGCGGCCGCGGTGAACGCCCGCGCGGCCCGCCCGGTCTGCGGCGGCCGGCTGATGGGCATCGGGCCGTCGGCGCCGTGCTCTGGCGTGCCCGGGCGGTCGGCATCCGTCTCCATCGCCCGCATCGCGGGAAGCAGGGCCTGGTACGACCACTCCGGTCCCGCGTCGGCCGCCCAGGCGGCGGTGTCGGCCGGCCGCGGCCTGATGAAGTACGCGCCGTTGAGGGCGCTGGATCCGCCGAGGATGCGTCCGCGGGCGATCATGTACGGCAGGTCGGGGGTGAGGTTGCCCGGGTAGGCCCAGTTCGCCGGATGCCCGGGCATGGCGCCCTGCACGGTCGAGGCGTCGAGCAGCTCCGGCGGCGTCGGCGCGTCGGTCTCCCCGGCCTCGAGCAGGATCACCTCGCGATCGGGGTCTTCGCTGAGGCGGACAGCGAGCGGGATGCCGGAGCCGCCCGCTCCGACGACGAGGGTTCGGGTCACACTCGATCCTCTCCACCGGCGGCGATCGCGCTCGCCCCGGTTCCCACCCAGGAGAAGGCGGCGTCGAGAAGGCGCAGCAGGTCGGCGTCGTCGTGGGCGAGCCACTGCTCGTACGCGGCGATGCACACGCCCAGGCACGCCCACGCCGCGGCCTGCGGTTCGAGGTCGTCGGGGGAGCGGCCCATGCGTGCGGCCGCGAACTCCGCCACGACCTGCCGCCACTCCGCATAGCGCAGCGTCGAATGGGCCAGAAGCGCCGGAACCGTCAGCAGCAGGCGCATGCGCTCGCGGTGAAGCGAGCGCTCGGCGGGCGGGAAGGTGTTGAAAGTCAGGACCGCCTCGCGCAGCGCGTCGGCCATCGGCAGGTCAGCCGGCATGCCCCCCAGATGCGCGCGCATGGCCGCGAGCATGCCGTCGAAGTCGCCCCAGGGCAGATCGTTCTTGGACGGGTAGTAGCGGAAAAGCGTGCGGCGCGACACCCCCGCCGCCGCGGCGACGTCGTCCATCGTGGTGTCGTCGAACCCGCGCGAGACGAACAGCTCGAGCGCGACGTGGCTGAGATGCCCGTGGGTCGTCGCCCGGGCGCGACCGGGTGGCCGCGAGGGCATGGCGTCGTCGCCCATGCCGAAACCTCCCTCGTCTTCCGTGACGCCGAAGGCCTGCTTCCGATCAGGCACTGAGTGTCACTATTATCCCGACAAGCGCGGTGAGCGCCAAGGAAGCCGATCACGCAAAGGAGCATGTGATGACCCCGGAAGAGAACACCACGGATGTCGAGGCTGTTGCCGAGGACGCGCTCGTCGAGGAGGTCTCCATCGACGGCATGTGCGGCGTGTACTGATCGTGCTGGATGCCGATGCCGCGTGGCGGCTGCATCCTCAGGTGTCGGTGCGGCCTGAGCCGTTCGGTGCGCTGCTGTATCACTTCGGGACGCGGAAGCTGTCGTTCCTGAAGGACCGCACGCTGCTGGCGGTGGTGGAGGGCCTCGCGGATGCGCCCTCCGCGCGGGTGGCGATGGAGGTGGCGGGGGTGCCGGCGGCGTCCCGTGACATGTACGTGTCGGCGCTGTCGACGCTGGCGGATTCGACGATGATTCAGGAGCGTGCGGCATGACGATGGAACTGATGGCCGAGCAGGACGCACCGGTGAAGCCGCTGCGGCTGGTGGACCACTTCGAGTCGGGGCTGGATGCGCCGATCTGCCTGACGTGGGAGCTGACGTACGCGTGCAACCTGTCGTGCGTGCACTGTCTGTCGTCGTCGGGCCGGCGGGACCCGCGGGAGCTGTCGACCGATGAGGCGAAGGCCGTGATCGACGAGCTCGAGCGGATGCAGGTGTTCTACGTGAACATCGGCGGCGGCGAGCCGACGGTGCGTTCGGATTTCTGGGAGCTGCTGGACTACGCCACCGCCCACCATGTGGGGGTCAAGTTCTCCACCAACGGGGTGAAGATCACCCCGGAGCGGGCCGGACAGCTGGCCGCGAACGACTACGTGGACGTGCAGATCTCGCTGGACGGCGCGACCGCCGAGGTCAACGACGCCATCCGCGGCGGCCGGTCCTACGACACCGCGATCCGGGCGATGGCGAACCTGCGCGATGCCGGCATGAAGAACTTCAAGCTGTCGGTGGTGTGCACCCGCACCAACATCTCGCAGCTGGACGAGTTCAAGGCGCTCGCCGATGAGTACGGTGCGCAGCTGCGGCTGACCCGGCTGCGCCCGTCGGGGCGCGGCGCGGACGTGTGGGACGAGCTGCACCCGCTCCCCGAGCAGCAGAAGGAGCTGTACGACTGGCTCGTCGCGCACGGCGACCAGGTGCTCACGGGGGACTCGTTCTTCCACCTGTCCGCGTACGGGCAGGCCCTGCCGGGCCTGAACCTGTGCGGCGCGGGACGGGTGGTGTGCCTGATCGACCCGGTCGGGGACGTGTACGCGTGCCCGTTCGCGATCCACGACGAGTTCCTCGCCGGGAACGTCCGCGACACCGGCGGGTTCGCGTCGGTGTGGCGGGACTCCGACCTGTTCACCCGGCTGCGGCAGCCGCAGTCCGGCGGCGCCTGCTCGTCGTGCCCGTTCTACGACACGTGCAAGGGCGGATGCATGGCCGCGAAGTTCTTCACCGGACTCCCCCTGGACGGCCCCGACCCCGAGTGCGTGCAGGGCTACGGCGAGCAGATGCTCAAAGACAAGGACAAGCTCACCCCGCCCAAGCCCATGGGCGACCACTCCCACCGCACGACGCCACCCGTGAGATCCGGCCCACCCGTCCGCTCCGGCATGGGCCCGGTCACGGTCACCATCTCGCGCAAGAAGCAGCCGGCCCACCAGCCCGTCCACGCGTGCGCCGAAGACCCCCTCACCGGATTCGCCCCGCCCGCGGGCTGAGAGGTGGGGGAGACGGCGCCCGGGGCGCTCGGCGGACGCACGTGGCCGTCCGCCGGGCGCCCCGTGCTGCTCGTGCCCGTCGGTTCGCTCGAGCAGCACGGACCGCACCTGCCGCTGGACACCGACACCGTCATCGCCGTCGCCGTCGCCGAGGATCTCGCGGAGCGCATGCGCGCGGCGGGCGATGACGCCGTCGTGGCGCCCGCGATCGCGATCGGGGCGAGCGGCGAGCACCAGGGGTTCGCGGGCACGCTCTCGATCGGCAGCGCGGCGCTCGAGACGGTCGTGCTCGAGCTGTGCCGGTCGGCGACGCTGTGGCTTGATCGCATCGTCTTCGTCAACGGCCACGGCGGCAATGTCGCGGCGCTGTCGGCGGCGGTGCCCCTCGCGCGCTCCGAGGCGCGGGACGCCGCGTGGCTCCCATGCGCGCCGGCGGGCCCGGTGCCGGCGGGCGACGCGCACGCGGGCTTCGTCGAGACGGCGATCATGCTGCACCTGCATCCCGGCCGCGTGCGGAACGACCTCGTGGAGCCCGGTGCGACCGCGCCGCTCGCCGAGCTCATGCCGGCGATGCGCGCCGGCGGCGTCGTGGCGGTGTCGCCCAACGGCATCCTGGGCGATCCGACGGGCGCCACAGCCGCCGACGGCGAGCGGCTGCTGCGCGGGATGTGCGACCGGGCGTGGGCGCTCCTGCGGGACGGCGTGGTGGGCTCAGGCGGCCGGCTGGTCGCCGTCTCGGCGGACTGAGCCCGAATCACCGCGGGCGCGGCCGGTGCCGCGCGCGTCGGCCGACGTGCGGATGATCGCCGGCCGGAGCGCTCCGACGCTGCGCCCGCGCCACGCGCTCGTCCACACGCCGGCCCCGTAGGCGAGGTCGTCCAGGCGCCGGGCGACGGCGAAGCGCAGCGGGTCCAGCCGCGGCCGCAGGCGCGCGTACTCCACGGCGGCGTCGACGACGGCCGCGATCGCGACCAGGCGCCGGGCGCGACGCGAGAACAGCGCGGCAGCGGCGGCCGCCGGCCACCAGTGCCGCACGAGGAGCGCCATCCCCTGTCCGCCGGCGGCCACGAGGCTCGTGCCGGTGAGCTCGGTCGCGAGGCGCCACGGATGCTCGACGTTGCGCAGACGCCGCGCGACCTGCACGAGCGCGCCGGCGCTGACGGCGATCGCCGCGACGATCGACCAGCGGCGCTGGATCGCGACGAGGGCGAGCACGGCGGCGCCCCAGGGCGGGAGGACGGCCGGGGCGATGTCCTTCGGGTGCCGCGTCGCGAGCGGCTGTGCTCCGGTGCCGTAGAAGAACTTGCGGGCGAGCCACGCGCGGGCGGTCTCGCGCGGTTCGTGCCGCACGACGGCGGACGGTTCGAACCGCACGCGCCTCCCCGCCTCGACGAGGCGCCACACCAGATCCACGTCCTCGCCGACGCGCATGGACGCGTCGAACCCGCCGTCGAGGTCCGCCACGCGTCCGACCAGGCAGGTGCTCGACACCCACGTGACGGGGCTCCGCGGCCGCACGAGGGCCGCGTCGGCGCCGAGGTCGAGGGACGACCGGGAATCCTCGTACCGGGCGACCCACGAGGGGTTCGCCACGGTCGTGGAGAGCACGCGCGGTGCGGCCAGGGACAGACGCGGATCGGCGAAGTGGCGCAGCAGCAGGCCGATGGCGCCGGGTTCGACCGTCACGTCCGAGTCGATGAAGGCGACGAACGGCGTCTCGACGCGCGCGAGCCCCGCGTTGCGGGCCACGGCGGGGCCGCCGTTGACGTCGAGCCGCAGCAGCTCGGCGCCGGCTCGGCGGACGGCGAATGCGATCTCGGCCGCGGCGTCGCTGGCGTCGTCGACGACGATGACGCGTGCGATCCCGGTGGGCAGGCTCGCCAGAAGGCGCGACAGCGGCTGAGCGCGCTCCTTCACGGGGATCACGACCGTGACCTGGTCCAGGGCGATCTCGGGGAGCGTGCCGGCGACCGGGTTGCCGAGCCCCGTCTCGAGCAGGTGCTCGGCGAGCCGGCGCGTCGTGGCGTCGGCGATCGTCAGGTCGCGCCCACGGAACGCCGCCGCACCCCGCGCCGACAGCCGCGCGACGCGCGTGGGGGAGCCCCCGACAAGCACGCGCCCGTCCTCGAGCATGCGCGTTCGCCGGGCGAGGCGCACGGTGAAGCCCGGCGGCAGCGACCGCCCAGACGCCGACGCGTCGGTCACGCCCGCCCGGCTCCCATCTCGAGTCCCTCCAGCGAATCGGGCACGGTGGTCGGGTCCGCGCCGAACTCCCGGGTGAAGTCGCTCGGAATCCACAGGTCCTCGCGCGACAGGTCGTGCACCGAGGAGTGGCCGAGCCCCAGCACGGCCGAGTCCAGTCCGCCGCGGAGGAGGTCGAGCACGTTCTCGACGCCCGTCTGCCCGTTCGCCGCCAGACCCCACAGGTATGCGCGTCCGATGAGCACGGCGCGCGCGCCGAGCGCGAGCGCCTTGGCCACGTCGCCGCCACGGCGGATGCCGCCGTCGAGCAGCACCTCGATCTCGTCGCCGACGGCATCGGCGATCCCCGGCAGCATGCGGATCGCCGCCGGCGTGGAGTCGAGGTTGTTGCCGCCATGGTTCGACACCGAGATGGCGGTCACGCCGGCGTCCACGGCACGGCGGGCGTCGTCGAGCCGCGAGACGCCCTTGAGCAGGAAGGGCCCGTCCCACTGCTCCCGCAGCCAGGCGACGTCCTCCCATGTGGGAAGCGGTGTTCCCATCCACTCGCCGTACGCCCCGAAGAACGTCGGCGCCTGCTCTCCCGGTGCGGCGAGGTTCGGCGTGGACAGATCCGGCACGCGGCCGGTCTTGACGAAGTCCCACAGCCAACCAGGGCGCCGCAGCGCCTGCGGCGCGAAGCGCATGGCCGCGCCCAGCGTCAGCCGCTCGGGGATCCAGGGGCTCCCCCAGTCGCGACCGCTCGAGAACGTCCAGTCGAGGGTGGCGATGATGCCCTTCGCGCCCGCGGCCCGTGCCCGCTCGAGGCGCTGCAGCATCCTGTCGCGCGAGCCCATCCAGTACGCCTGGTAGAACGTGGGCGCGCCGGTCGCGGTGACCTCTTCTATCGGCTTGCTCGCGAACGAGCTCAGCCCCATGATCGTGCCGCGCGCGGCGGCGGCGCGGGCGACGGCCACCTCGCCCTCGGGGTGCACCGCCTGCACTCCCGTGGGCGAGATGATCACCGGCAGCGAGACGTCGATGCCCATGACGGTGGTCGACAGATCGCGCTGGCCCGACATGCCCGCCACGTGCGGCGCCCACCCGAGCTGCGCGAACGCCGCCAGATTGTCCTCGTACGTCACACCGCGCTCGGAGCCTGCCAGCAGTGCGCCGTACACGCTCGCCGGCAGCCTCTTCTTCGCTCGGCGCTGGGCCTCCGCCACCGTCTCGAACCAGCCGTTGCTCACCGGGATCGACCTCCTCGTCGCCTCAGTTCATCGTCGAGGACGACGGTAGTGGCACCCGGTGCCACAGACAATGCGGTCTTTCGCCCGGCGGCAGACCTCAGGCGGCCGACGGCGGGCGACCGGCCGCGGACGGAGCGCCGAGACCCCGCGAGATCGCGCGCGCGGTCGCCGACAGCGCGGGCAGGACGGCGTGCGGCGAGACGTGCGGCGCCTTGATGGTGACCCCGACCGCGGCGATGAGACGGTCGCGCGGACCGCGCACGGGCACCGCGACGGCGCTGGCGTCGGTCGTGATGGAGTCCTTCACGAAGGCGACCCCTGTTCGGCGGACCTCGGCGAGCATGCGACGCAGCTCCTCGGGATCGGTCACCGTGCTCGGCGTGAAGCGCTGCAGGGGACTGGCGAGCACCTCGTCGCGGAACTCCGCCGGCGCGAACGCCAGCAGGATCAGGCCGGTGCCGGTGGCGTGGAGCGGCCAGCGGCCGCCGAGGCGGCTGAGCACGCGTGCGCCGTTGCGGGCGCGCAGCGATTCGACGTAGACCACGTCGTGCCCGTCGCGGACGGCGAGGTGCACATTCGCGTCGGTCGCCGCCTGCAGGTCGCCGAGGAACGGCAGAGCGACGTCACGCAGCCGCAGTCCCTGGGGCTCGAGCGAGCCGAGCTCGAGGATCCGCATGCCGATCGCGTAGCGGCCGTCGGAGGACCGCTCGAGCGCTCCCCAGTCCCGCAGCTCGCCGACCAGCCGGTGGGTGGTGCTCAGGCTCAGGCCGACGCGTCGGCTGATCTCGCTGAGCGTCAGCATCAGGTGATCCTGATCGAAGGCCTCCAGCACAGCCAGTACGCGCTGGGCGGCGGTCATCCGTTCGGTGGTGGGCATTTCGCTGATGGTCATCGTCGACCGGCCTCCTGGGGGATGGGCATCCGGACCCCTATGTCCGTAGGCAAACAATACCTTTCCTTCCGTGGACCGAAAGGGGCGAGTTCTGCCAATCCGCTCCGAACCGCGGAATCACGCCGTTCTCGCCCTTCCGCCTGACGGAAGCCGTGTGCCGCTTTCCGTCCGGCGGAATGCGGATGCCGTCCGGACGACCCCGACGCCTAGCATCGACCCACCGGCGCCCGAGCCCCGGCGCGAGGAAGGACACACCCGAATGAGCATCGACCAGGCCCAGCTGCAGGGACTCCGCCAGAGCCTCGAAGCGGACGACTACCACCTGACCGTCGACGTGGAAGGCGAAGCCGCGGTCGCGACGATCATCGCCGGCCCCGATGCGTGCGCCGAGTGCCTGGTCCCCAAGCGCCTCATGAAGATGATGCTCGCGCCGATGATCGGCGTCGATGCCGAGCGCATCGAGCTCAGCTACCCGGTCGACGTGCACAGCGGCGACGAGGCGCCCGCCTGATCCCGCCCGGTGACCTGAACGCTCCGCCCCTCGCCGCACTCCGGCGGGGGGCGGTCGGCTGTGCGGAGCGGCCGAGGCCACGCCCGCTCTCGTGATCGGCCCACGCCCGCTCCCGTGCGCGGGCGCGCGCCGACAGGCGCGCCGGACGACATCCCCCGATGCCCTCCGGCGCGCCGGACCTGCGGCAGCGCTCGCGATCAGGTCGCCGTGACGGACGCCGGAGCGTGCGGCGGCGCGAGACGGTGCTCCTCGTCGTAGACCGGTGACGACAGCAGGAACGGGATCGCGCGCGCCCGCTCCTCGTCGACCGGCTCGTCGGGGAACGCGTCCTCGATCGTGCGATGACGGTCGACGACCCCGGCCTTGAACTCGGCGTGCGTGAGGATGAACATGTCCCCGCGGCGCAGACCCTCGAGGACCCGCTCGCCGGCCTCCTCGGCGGACTGGTACGGCTGCTGCTTGGCGAACTCGGCGAACGCCGGGTCGGGCGCGGCGTAGCCGGACTCGCCGTACTTCTCCGGCCGTGCCGCGACGGCGGTGGCGATGTTGCTGTGCACGGGGCCGGGGCAGTACGCCGACACTCCGATGCGCTCGTCGAGGAGCTCGATGTGCAGCGCCTCCGAGAGCGCCACGACCGCGGCCTTGGTCATCGAGTACAGGCCGGCCACGATCGGCATCAGCGCGGCCATCGACGACGTGTTGATGATGTGCCCGCCCTCGCCGTGGCTGCGGATCTTGGGCAGGAACGCCTGGATGCCGTTGCCGACGCCCTTGATGTTGACGTCGATGACCCAGTCCCAGTCCTCCGGCACGGCATCGGCGACGGGTCCGGTCAGGCCGATGCCGGCGTTGTTGACCAGCACGTCCACGCGGCCGTAGCGTCGCTCGATGTCGTCGGCGGCCGCGCGCATCGCGCCCAGGTCGGTGACGTCGACCCGCATCGCGTGCACGTCGAGCCCCTGCTCGGCGAACAGCGCCGTCGTCTCGTCCAGATGCTCCTGCCGGCGTCCCGTGACGACGACCCGCATGCCGGCGCGCGCGAACGCCAGGGCGATGCCGCGGCCGATCCCGCTGGATCCGCCGGTGACGACGGCGACCTTATCGATCACGTCCTGCATTGGTGTGCTCTCCTTCGCGTTCCGCATCCGTGTCCTGCCGTTCCAGCCCGAACAGCCGCACGGCGTTGTCCTTGAGGATCAGGGGTCGCACCTCGGGCTTGATGTCGAGCTGGTCGAAATCGCGCAGCCACCGGTCGGGGGTGATGACGGGGAAGTCCGACCCGAACAGCACCTTGTGCTTGAGGATCGTGTTGGCGTACTGCACGAGCTGCGGCGGGAAGTACTTCGGCGACCATCCCGAGAGGTCGATGTGAACCCGTGGCTTGTGGGTCGCCACCGACAGCGCCTCGTCCTGCCAGGGGAAGGACGGGTGCGCGATGATGATGTCCATGCCGGGGAAATCGGCGGCGACGTCGTCGAGATGCAGCGGATTGGCGTACTTCAGTCGGATGCCGCCGCCGCCGGGCTGTCCCGCGCCGACGCCGGTCTGGCCCGAGTGGAACAGCGCGATGAGCTCGTGCTCCTCGATCAGCTCGTAGAAGGGGTACACGTCGCGGTCGTTCGGGTAGAACGCCTGCACGCTGGGGTGGAACTTGAAGCCGCGCACCCCGTACTCGAGGATCAGGCTGCGCGCGAGGTCGAGGCCGGCGCGGCCGCGCCGCGGGTCGATGCTCGCGAACGGGATGAGGACGTCGCTGTGCTCGGCGGCGAGCTGCGCGATCTCGAAGTTCGACGGCTCGGGCTCGACGCCCGACTGCGAGATGCTGTCGACCGTGAAGACGACGGCGGCCATGGAGCGCTCGCGATAGTAGTCGGCCAGCTCGGGCACCGTGTACGTGGGCATCGTCCCGACGCCGAAGTACTCGCCCATGGCCTCGGCGCCGAGGTGCTGCTGGTCGACGCGGTCCACGGAACGGTGCGCGTGGGTGTGCACGTCGATCGCGACGATGCGGTCGGGGTCGATCCGCGAGAGGCGGGCCGCGTTCACGATGCGAGGTCTTCCGTGTACGCCGCGGCGGTGCGCGCCCTCACGTCGTCGGGCGTGACGCCCGGAGCGCACTCGGTGAGGACCAGTCCGCCGTCCCGGACGTGGAACACCGCCAGGTCGGTGTACACGCGGGTGACGACGGCGCTGCCGGTGAGCGGGAACGTGCACTCCTCGACGAGCTTCGGACGCCCCGCGCGGTCGACGTGCTCCATGCACACCCACACCTGCTCGGTGCCGGCGACGAGATCCATCGCGCCGCCGACGGCGGGGTTGCGGCCGGGCACATACCAGTTCGCCAGGTCACCCCGTTCCGAGACCTGCAGCGCGCCCAGGATCGTGACGTCGAGATGCCCGCCCCGGATGATCGCGAACGAGGTCGCCGAGTCGACGATCGCGGCGCCGTCGATGAGGCTCGCCGGGCGCTTCCCGGCATCCGTCAGATCGGGATCCTCGTTGCCCTCGCCCGGGTGCGGGCCCATCCCGAGGACGCCGTTCTCGGACTGCAGGAACACCTCCCGCGCCTCGGGGATGTACAGCGGCACCGACAGCGGGATGCCGACGCCGAGGTTCACGGTGTAGCCGTCTTCGAGATCGGCCGCCACGCGCGCGGCGACCTCTTCCCGGGTGAGTCCGGCCATAACCGGGCGGGACGTGTCGGCGACGGTCATGCGGCACCCTCCTTCGTCGCGGCGTCCGCGGCGGCGGGGATCGGCGCCGCGGTCATGCCGATGTGGTCGATGAAGACGCCCGGCAGGTGGATGTCGTCGGCTCCGAGCCGTCCCACCTCGACGAGCTGCTCC from Microbacter sp. GSS18 harbors:
- a CDS encoding ATP-binding cassette domain-containing protein; amino-acid sequence: MTAALDARVVLERGGFALDADIAVPAGETLAVMGPSGAGKSTLLAVLAGLVPSREGHVRVGERTLDSSARPRVRTPPSRRGIVLLGQDARLFPHLSVRENIVFGPRAHGIPRDQAERDADDWLFRVGLAGVGSRRPAQLSGGQQQRVALARALATEPAVLLLDEPLTSLDIDTAADIRALLASQLAATRTTAVVATHDAVDAVALASRLAVLENGTVTQAGPVRTVLAEPATPFAAAVAGVNRVEGVVRGGGLETRRVSIPVTAEAASALDGRAAAAVFGPSSVVLERVEADSWTAALRLAPAPGEWLARVSRLEPTPAGVRIRTGEPDVAADLPADRAAALGLVPGSPVRLRVDPAAVRLVPRP
- a CDS encoding GNAT family N-acetyltransferase, producing the protein MPHIRPFRPGDESALVEICLKTADAGGDATGVFEDDDVWAAVFVLPYVARHPEFAFVVETDDGRVVGYAVGAPDTHAFEDWFAAEWWPRFAGRWPRPESERTRQDGTLIYASSRRAGAEPYGDTYPAHLHIDLLPELQGQGWGRRLIDTLADALRAAGVTGLHLVADAGNTGALAFYERIGFTPLPSHEGVQAFGRML
- a CDS encoding GMC family oxidoreductase N-terminal domain-containing protein, with protein sequence MTRTLVVGAGGSGIPLAVRLSEDPDREVILLEAGETDAPTPPELLDASTVQGAMPGHPANWAYPGNLTPDLPYMIARGRILGGSSALNGAYFIRPRPADTAAWAADAGPEWSYQALLPAMRAMETDADRPGTPEHGADGPMPISRPPQTGRAARAFTAAAAELGYPAEPDKNGTAAPGVGPVPSNVVDGCRISTALAYLDDVARGRLEVRGDVRVTRVLIEDGRAVGVQTTDGVIDADEVVLSAGAIGSAHLLLTSGIGPREQLEPLGIDVVADLPVGAAFSDHPDIAVGWRSRRPVFDPREDFAFPTALNLDSGVGGTPDGDLEVLLSVKPLGYLLTGSTHPMAAGFGHALRHPIRTLRSLLGSSARRMAEQIRHFHDLQLIVGLQVPAGRGTITLTSADPLHPPRIDYHYLDDAGDRERMRVGIRTAVALLRTRAFSGLFAELTELDDDVLGDDARLDRWMREHLGTAIHMCGTAPMGSVVDAHGRVHGVAGLRVADTSILPRVPSRGPFASAVLVGERIAELMRAEEPAASGRSAAERARRAAG
- the mftR gene encoding mycofactocin system transcriptional regulator (MftR, the mycofactocin system transcriptional regulator, is an uncharacterized TetR family DNA-binding transcription factor. Its role is inferred by context. It occurs as part of the biosynthesis locus for mycofactocin, a partially characterized electron carrier derived from the terminal Val-Tyr dipeptide of the precursor peptide MftA, through a radical SAM enzyme-mediated process.), which translates into the protein MPDRKQAFGVTEDEGGFGMGDDAMPSRPPGRARATTHGHLSHVALELFVSRGFDDTTMDDVAAAAGVSRRTLFRYYPSKNDLPWGDFDGMLAAMRAHLGGMPADLPMADALREAVLTFNTFPPAERSLHRERMRLLLTVPALLAHSTLRYAEWRQVVAEFAAARMGRSPDDLEPQAAAWACLGVCIAAYEQWLAHDDADLLRLLDAAFSWVGTGASAIAAGGEDRV
- the mftA gene encoding mycofactocin precursor MftA (Mycofactocin is a small molecule electron carrier derived from the final two amino acids, Val-Tyr, of MftA, the mycofactocin precursor. It plays a role in redox homeostasis and the metabolism of alcohols and aldehydes in Actinobacteria, including Mycobacterium tuberculosis.); the encoded protein is MTPEENTTDVEAVAEDALVEEVSIDGMCGVY